A single window of Martelella sp. NC20 DNA harbors:
- a CDS encoding DUF1491 family protein, which translates to MRLRSDFFASALVRDAFAKGGFAVIERKGASEAGAIAIRQIFRDGTETLYLPAPQSFAEEGVQDRIFEARLKAASTEEVARMLEREVRFDSDLWVVVLECEDIDGFFTVVDEEQG; encoded by the coding sequence ATGCGCCTTCGTTCTGATTTTTTTGCCTCGGCGCTGGTGCGCGACGCCTTTGCCAAAGGCGGCTTTGCCGTGATCGAGCGCAAGGGCGCAAGCGAGGCCGGGGCAATCGCGATCCGGCAGATTTTCCGCGATGGCACGGAAACGCTCTATCTGCCGGCGCCGCAGAGCTTTGCGGAGGAGGGTGTTCAGGACCGGATTTTCGAGGCCCGGCTGAAGGCGGCTTCAACCGAAGAGGTGGCGAGGATGCTGGAACGCGAGGTGCGCTTCGACAGCGACCTCTGGGTGGTCGTGCTGGAATGCGAGGATATCGACGGCTTTTTTACCGTCGTCGATGAGGAGCAGGGCTGA
- a CDS encoding cation:proton antiporter, translated as MTPEEIVRFAADISVVLLSVALLLTAYRVVKGPTLPDRVLALDMIVAVGMGFIIVIAVRTGFTLYIDIAIALGLVGFLATIAFARFIRSSAMRDDTETGFKVKPHPMAYDSGPAGEDVPVVSADAEKGRE; from the coding sequence ATGACGCCTGAGGAGATCGTAAGGTTTGCCGCCGATATTTCCGTCGTGCTGCTTTCGGTTGCGCTGCTCTTGACAGCCTATCGGGTAGTGAAGGGGCCGACGCTGCCGGATCGGGTTCTGGCGCTCGATATGATCGTTGCCGTCGGGATGGGGTTTATTATCGTGATCGCGGTGCGGACCGGGTTTACGCTTTATATCGATATCGCCATCGCGCTCGGTCTGGTCGGCTTTCTGGCGACGATCGCCTTTGCCCGGTTCATCCGTTCCAGCGCGATGCGGGATGATACCGAAACCGGCTTCAAGGTAAAACCGCATCCGATGGCCTATGATTCCGGGCCGGCGGGGGAGGATGTGCCGGTGGTTTCGGCCGATGCGGAAAAGGGCAGGGAGTAG
- a CDS encoding peptidoglycan-binding domain-containing protein gives MAKRTAKKSGRRGKKSPSLIGRTASSLGGIAARHPGKIGGPLVFGVVFSFVSANALWYQPGPHPSPMMKTRQPSDPYAVPGRRMAEPTEFESFRIELEQDETGPKDDLVAILEQVEANPPQPAVAENDVAVPAPKPQPTDDEPDIRALQQALADRGYYKGKPDGVTGPLTEAAIKAFQSDSGIRPTGEADDEVVALLSVSAPLPEPRPEAASASGDPIGEILKDPTPAGSVEVTAADPMVIEIQRGLVNIAYDGVVVDGVAGATTRAAILEFQKHYRLAETGQPSEQVRDKLREIGAL, from the coding sequence ATGGCGAAAAGGACGGCGAAGAAATCCGGCAGGCGCGGGAAGAAATCCCCCTCGCTGATCGGGCGCACGGCGTCGTCGCTGGGCGGCATTGCGGCGCGCCATCCGGGCAAGATCGGCGGCCCGCTGGTGTTCGGCGTGGTCTTCAGCTTCGTCTCGGCCAATGCGCTGTGGTATCAGCCGGGCCCGCATCCAAGCCCGATGATGAAGACGCGGCAACCCTCCGACCCCTATGCCGTTCCCGGCCGCCGGATGGCGGAGCCGACCGAGTTCGAGAGCTTCCGCATCGAACTCGAACAGGACGAGACCGGACCAAAGGACGATCTGGTTGCCATCCTGGAGCAGGTGGAGGCCAATCCGCCGCAGCCTGCCGTAGCTGAAAACGATGTGGCGGTCCCGGCGCCAAAGCCGCAACCGACTGATGACGAGCCCGATATACGCGCCCTGCAGCAGGCGCTTGCGGACAGGGGCTACTACAAGGGCAAGCCGGATGGGGTGACCGGCCCGCTGACGGAAGCCGCGATCAAGGCCTTCCAGAGCGATAGCGGTATCCGGCCCACCGGAGAGGCCGATGATGAGGTCGTGGCGCTCCTCAGCGTGTCCGCGCCGCTGCCGGAACCTCGGCCGGAGGCTGCGTCCGCGTCGGGCGACCCGATCGGTGAAATTCTGAAGGACCCGACGCCTGCGGGCAGTGTCGAGGTCACCGCCGCCGATCCGATGGTGATCGAGATCCAGCGCGGGCTGGTGAATATCGCCTATGACGGCGTTGTCGTCGACGGCGTTGCCGGGGCGACGACGCGGGCGGCCATCCTCGAGTTCCAGAAACACTACCGGCTGGCGGAAACCGGCCAGCCGAGCGAACAGGTGCGCGACAAGCTCCGGGAGATCGGCGCGCTTTAG
- a CDS encoding helix-turn-helix domain-containing protein, translating to MSDIRKACRIVLLITKEMAVVAGERISIRAERRRSVSHYRQIAMYVCHVSLQLSLSEIGLAFGRDRTTVAYSCRVIEDRRDDRAFDEFIAAVERLAYNVVIAAEVRHDG from the coding sequence ATGTCGGACATTCGAAAGGCTTGCCGCATTGTTCTGCTGATTACCAAGGAGATGGCGGTTGTCGCCGGCGAGCGTATTTCGATCCGTGCCGAGCGTCGACGGTCGGTCTCGCACTATCGGCAGATCGCGATGTATGTCTGCCACGTATCGCTGCAATTGTCGTTGAGCGAGATCGGGCTTGCCTTCGGCCGCGACCGCACCACGGTTGCCTATTCCTGCCGGGTGATCGAGGACCGGCGCGACGATCGCGCTTTCGATGAGTTCATCGCCGCCGTCGAGCGGCTGGCCTATAATGTGGTGATCGCTGCCGAGGTGCGTCATGATGGCTGA
- a CDS encoding DUF5330 domain-containing protein, whose product MIFVLLLLVPFFAPLMLGGAATREQQALPSGQDIGGAVSAARGTFEYMSGICDERPDVCQDGSGIIGFLGHRARQGAEIVYLYLGQHFGDKAPQPAQETAAAPKVARPAAPDPVTVADPPPAVIAGDTPDLIQTGAIIGQPVKVQPPIRIPGLPENVPVPTPRPR is encoded by the coding sequence ATGATTTTTGTCCTGCTCCTGCTGGTGCCGTTCTTCGCGCCGCTGATGCTCGGGGGCGCGGCAACGCGTGAGCAACAAGCGCTGCCAAGCGGCCAGGATATCGGCGGGGCGGTGTCGGCCGCGCGCGGCACGTTCGAATATATGAGCGGCATCTGCGATGAACGTCCCGATGTCTGCCAGGATGGTTCGGGCATTATCGGCTTTCTCGGTCACCGCGCGCGCCAGGGCGCAGAGATCGTCTACCTCTATCTCGGCCAGCATTTCGGCGATAAGGCCCCCCAACCCGCACAGGAAACCGCCGCGGCACCCAAGGTCGCCCGGCCCGCCGCGCCCGACCCCGTGACCGTCGCCGACCCGCCGCCGGCAGTGATTGCCGGCGATACGCCCGATCTCATCCAGACCGGCGCGATCATCGGCCAGCCGGTAAAGGTCCAGCCCCCGATCCGCATCCCCGGCCTGCCCGAAAATGTTCCGGTGCCGACCCCGCGGCCGCGCTGA
- the mnhG gene encoding monovalent cation/H(+) antiporter subunit G, with translation MAQYLLAGLVSLLMLSGAAFTLTAAIGLIRLPDLYSRMHAASKAGTVGAGLIFLAIGIHAGEISTFVRACAGIVFFVITAPISAHLLARASHEVGYPLNENTVRDELQSRERG, from the coding sequence ATGGCGCAATATCTTCTGGCCGGGCTGGTTTCCCTGCTGATGCTTTCAGGCGCGGCCTTTACCCTGACGGCGGCGATCGGCCTCATAAGGCTGCCCGATCTTTATTCGCGCATGCATGCGGCCTCCAAGGCGGGCACGGTCGGGGCGGGGCTTATCTTTCTCGCGATCGGCATTCATGCGGGCGAGATATCCACTTTTGTGCGCGCGTGTGCGGGCATTGTATTCTTCGTCATTACCGCACCGATTTCGGCTCATCTCCTGGCGCGGGCCTCTCATGAGGTTGGTTACCCGCTAAACGAGAATACGGTTAGAGATGAATTGCAAAGTAGAGAAAGAGGCTAA
- a CDS encoding DUF6456 domain-containing protein, with translation MMAEMGEKTPLDMLARLKARDGSSFLTHEAFSAGERLAEDFTRALMQPRVSASLEPRLEARGRGHSGAASAVSDTAIDARSRVARALKAIGPELADIALDFCCFMKGLEQIERERQWPVRSAKLMVRTALLALARHYAPPPAKTGIRGWGAEGYRPEISAFFTDD, from the coding sequence ATGATGGCTGAGATGGGCGAGAAGACGCCGCTGGATATGCTGGCGCGGCTGAAGGCGCGCGACGGCTCCTCCTTCCTGACGCATGAGGCGTTTTCGGCCGGCGAGCGGCTGGCGGAGGATTTCACCCGCGCGCTGATGCAGCCGAGAGTTTCCGCTTCGCTTGAGCCGCGGCTTGAGGCCCGTGGGCGCGGTCACTCTGGCGCCGCTTCGGCGGTTTCGGACACGGCGATCGATGCGCGGAGCCGGGTGGCGCGGGCGCTGAAGGCGATCGGTCCGGAACTTGCCGATATCGCGCTCGATTTCTGCTGCTTCATGAAGGGGCTGGAGCAGATCGAGCGGGAGCGGCAATGGCCGGTCAGATCCGCCAAGCTGATGGTGCGCACCGCATTGCTGGCGCTTGCCCGCCATTATGCGCCGCCGCCGGCAAAGACCGGCATTCGCGGCTGGGGGGCGGAAGGCTACCGCCCGGAAATCTCGGCGTTCTTTACCGATGATTGA
- a CDS encoding ABC transporter ATP-binding protein produces the protein MHRNSFGEEQERMASENGDAFFSVRDIHAWYGESYIVQGISFDIAKGEVLSLLGRNGAGKTTTLRTLARLDNPTLKSGEIWLDGEPLHNRRAFQAAKSGVQLVPEDRRIIGGLTVEENLVLAQVSGEKGWPIEKIYDHFPRLAERRKQDAVTMSGGEQQMLAVARALARDIKILFLDEPYEGLAPVIVHEIEKIVRQIRDLGITTIIVEQNAVAALRLSDKAVIMDTGQIVFSGAAAEVLDNQELREEYLAI, from the coding sequence ATGCACAGGAACAGTTTCGGCGAGGAGCAAGAGCGGATGGCCAGCGAAAACGGCGATGCATTCTTCAGCGTCCGGGATATTCACGCCTGGTACGGCGAAAGTTATATCGTTCAGGGCATCTCCTTCGATATCGCGAAGGGCGAGGTGCTGTCTCTTCTCGGCCGCAACGGCGCCGGCAAGACCACGACGCTGCGGACGCTTGCCCGCCTGGACAACCCGACGCTGAAAAGCGGCGAGATCTGGCTCGATGGCGAACCGCTCCATAACCGGCGCGCCTTCCAGGCGGCGAAATCCGGGGTCCAGCTCGTGCCCGAGGATCGCCGCATCATCGGTGGGCTGACCGTCGAGGAAAATCTCGTCCTCGCCCAGGTCTCCGGCGAAAAGGGCTGGCCGATCGAAAAGATCTACGATCACTTCCCGCGCCTTGCCGAGCGCCGCAAGCAGGACGCCGTGACCATGTCCGGCGGCGAACAGCAGATGCTCGCCGTGGCAAGAGCGCTCGCCCGCGACATCAAGATCCTGTTCCTCGACGAGCCCTATGAGGGCCTTGCCCCCGTCATCGTCCACGAGATCGAAAAGATCGTCCGCCAGATCCGCGACCTCGGCATCACCACCATCATCGTCGAGCAGAACGCCGTCGCCGCCCTTCGCCTCTCCGACAAGGCGGTGATCATGGACACCGGCCAGATCGTATTCTCCGGCGCCGCCGCCGAAGTGCTGGACAATCAGGAACTGCGCGAGGAATATCTGGCGATCTGA
- a CDS encoding DUF2336 domain-containing protein: protein MVDRYRELEGLKNTRNLDVVLMATVSGFGSLDNPSAAERRRFAELFAPVYEASSPEARRQAVAALSCHAHVPQDVCRYIGGREIAVAAPFLARSPAIADDTLIALIEATTEEHIRAIIHRPDLSQKVIQALIGARREEERHEPAGNFDIDTGTRDDSEALRRTLKAMVAGTGDADRLGVSTLTELQTALLVRFARRAEKPFFSETFARALGGDKVLARRILDEPTGQRLGVALIALGMNAEDTRYVLPRIARIDRRDDETTEFAVEKLVGALKPAVCIQQLLDWQAERERETRIAAEKQEAARRSA, encoded by the coding sequence TTGGTCGATCGGTATCGGGAACTAGAAGGGCTGAAGAATACGCGCAATCTCGATGTCGTGCTGATGGCAACGGTTTCGGGCTTCGGCTCGCTCGACAATCCGAGTGCTGCCGAGCGCAGGCGCTTTGCCGAACTGTTCGCCCCGGTCTACGAGGCATCGTCGCCGGAGGCGCGCCGCCAGGCGGTCGCAGCCCTTTCCTGCCACGCCCATGTGCCCCAGGATGTCTGCCGCTATATCGGCGGCCGCGAGATCGCGGTCGCGGCCCCCTTTCTCGCCCGCTCGCCCGCCATTGCCGACGATACGCTGATCGCCCTGATCGAGGCCACGACCGAAGAGCATATCCGCGCGATCATCCACCGCCCGGACCTTTCGCAAAAGGTCATACAGGCGCTGATCGGCGCACGACGCGAGGAAGAACGCCACGAGCCCGCCGGAAACTTCGATATCGACACCGGCACCCGCGATGACAGCGAGGCGTTGCGCCGAACGCTGAAAGCCATGGTCGCCGGAACCGGCGATGCCGACCGCCTCGGCGTTTCCACGCTCACCGAGTTGCAGACCGCATTGCTGGTCCGCTTCGCGCGGCGCGCCGAGAAGCCGTTCTTCAGCGAAACCTTCGCCCGCGCGCTTGGCGGCGACAAGGTGCTTGCCCGCCGCATTCTCGATGAACCGACCGGACAGCGCCTTGGAGTCGCCCTGATCGCACTGGGCATGAACGCCGAGGACACGCGCTACGTTCTGCCCCGCATCGCCAGGATCGACCGGCGGGATGACGAAACCACCGAGTTCGCGGTCGAAAAGCTCGTGGGGGCGCTGAAACCGGCCGTCTGCATTCAGCAACTGCTCGACTGGCAGGCCGAGCGCGAGCGGGAAACCCGGATCGCCGCCGAGAAACAGGAAGCGGCGCGCCGCTCGGCCTGA
- a CDS encoding SufE family protein: MMSDKLNQILDDFSFLDDWEDRYRYVIELGKALPDLPDDEKIEDNRVHGCASQVWLVTEAGEGDDPVMTFRGDSDAFIVRGLVSIVLTVYSGHTASEIARTNAIETFRKIGLVDHLSAQRANGLNAMVTKIRETAARKLAA; the protein is encoded by the coding sequence ATGATGAGCGACAAACTCAACCAGATTCTCGACGACTTTTCCTTTCTCGATGACTGGGAAGACCGCTATCGTTACGTCATCGAACTCGGCAAGGCCCTGCCAGACCTGCCCGATGACGAAAAGATCGAGGACAATCGCGTTCATGGCTGCGCCAGCCAGGTCTGGCTGGTGACGGAAGCGGGAGAAGGCGACGACCCGGTGATGACGTTCAGAGGCGATTCCGATGCCTTCATCGTGCGCGGGCTGGTGTCGATCGTGCTCACCGTCTATTCGGGCCATACCGCGTCCGAGATCGCCAGGACGAACGCCATCGAAACCTTCCGCAAGATCGGCCTGGTCGACCACCTCTCCGCCCAGCGCGCCAACGGGCTGAACGCCATGGTCACGAAAATCCGCGAGACGGCGGCGCGCAAGCTCGCCGCCTGA
- a CDS encoding MucR family transcriptional regulator, with protein sequence MTDATVERDNQALVELTADIVAAYVSNHVIQTGDLPGLIHEVHAALSNTAKPQAASQSLEKQKPAVSVRKSISGDHLVCLECGGTFKSLKRHLMTHHDLTPNAYREKWDLPADYPMVAPSYAEARSRLAKEMGLGQRRGR encoded by the coding sequence ATGACGGATGCAACGGTGGAGCGGGATAATCAGGCGCTCGTGGAATTGACCGCCGATATCGTGGCCGCTTACGTGAGCAACCATGTTATCCAGACAGGCGATCTACCGGGACTGATCCATGAGGTGCATGCTGCTCTCAGCAACACCGCGAAGCCGCAGGCCGCCTCTCAGTCTCTGGAAAAGCAGAAGCCGGCGGTATCGGTGCGCAAGTCGATCAGCGGCGATCATCTCGTTTGTCTGGAATGTGGCGGCACCTTCAAGTCGCTGAAGCGTCATCTGATGACCCATCATGATCTGACCCCGAATGCCTATCGTGAAAAGTGGGACCTGCCCGCCGATTATCCGATGGTGGCGCCGTCCTATGCCGAGGCGCGTTCTCGCCTGGCCAAGGAAATGGGCCTTGGGCAGCGCCGCGGACGCTAG
- a CDS encoding ABC transporter ATP-binding protein yields the protein MAENNIVLHVDDVHKSFGGLRALSDVNLEVESGKVHAIIGPNGAGKSTLLNVCIGRLKPTHGKVVFDGKTLTGHAPHEINQMGVSRVFQTPEIFPDLTLVENVMIPAFARRDGAFRLNAIRALSGEHELREEAEATLEDIGLAARRHHEAGSLSRGDKRRLELAMCLIQKPKLLLLDEPTAGMARHDTNRTIELLQRIKARGMTKVIIEHDMHVVFSLADKISVLAQGRIIAEGSPDEVRGNPKVREAYLGESDT from the coding sequence ATGGCCGAAAACAACATCGTCCTCCATGTCGACGACGTCCACAAGAGCTTCGGCGGCCTGCGCGCGCTGTCCGATGTCAATCTCGAGGTCGAAAGCGGCAAGGTCCACGCCATCATCGGCCCCAATGGCGCCGGCAAGTCGACCCTGCTCAATGTCTGCATCGGCCGCCTGAAGCCCACCCACGGCAAGGTGGTGTTCGACGGCAAGACGCTGACCGGGCACGCCCCTCACGAGATCAATCAGATGGGCGTGTCGCGCGTTTTCCAGACGCCGGAAATCTTCCCCGACCTGACGCTCGTCGAAAACGTCATGATCCCCGCCTTCGCCCGCCGCGACGGCGCCTTCCGGCTGAACGCGATCCGCGCGCTTTCCGGCGAACACGAACTGCGCGAGGAGGCCGAGGCAACGCTTGAGGACATCGGCCTTGCCGCCCGCCGCCATCACGAGGCGGGCTCGCTGTCGCGCGGCGACAAGCGCCGGCTGGAGCTTGCCATGTGCCTGATCCAGAAGCCGAAGCTGCTGCTGCTCGACGAGCCCACCGCCGGCATGGCGCGCCATGATACCAACCGCACCATCGAACTGCTTCAGCGCATCAAGGCGCGCGGCATGACCAAGGTCATCATCGAGCACGACATGCATGTGGTGTTCTCGCTTGCCGACAAGATTTCGGTGCTTGCCCAGGGCCGCATCATCGCGGAAGGTTCTCCCGATGAAGTGCGCGGCAACCCGAAGGTCAGAGAAGCCTATCTCGGGGAGTCCGATACATGA